The sequence ttttattttttatatgcaaATCCAGCTTTTAGAATATTAACTAAAATTAGGTTTCCTTTGTTGTTTTTGGtggtttattttattcagtattATTTGTTTGCAGCGAATTGGTGGAATATTTAATGCAAGTTTTGTTAACCATTCAGTTTAACTGCCTTCTAGGCTTTTCAAGCGTTATTTCTTATTTAACGTGGTTTAAAccggcataaagagaacattAAACATGGATAAAATAACATGTTAttcttagacccctttcacattaggcaatttagaaattttcttaaatcaaaCGAATACtaattactttttgaaatattaaaaaaaatcgtataaatGTCCATTTAAATTTGccccaaaaaaatcttaatattcttCTATATAAACAGAAATCCAACAGTgataatttatgttaaatttttaaattcctttcCTTTTTGCTCGCATTTACATTCAAGAAACTTGTTGGCAAATAAATCCTATTTGTCgtttaattacaattttccaCACTATCCTTGTGACAGTTTTATGACCTCATCCTTccatgtatatattttttctcatttttgccATCATTTACTATTCATGATGGGTAGGAAGATGATGACGACGGTCATCATTGTCATGATGTTACTTCATTTTTCTACcgttcgtattttttttttatatacaaccataattttctttaattttttgttgctttttttataaaaaagaagaaagattttttttttgtcattcgaTAAAGCCACATAACTTGTATATatcatcaacagcaacaacaagcaacagacagagagacagacggacggaccaACTCTTCACAAACAATCGAACCAAAAAACCGCCACTTTATCTCCCCTCTATGTGTTACTTTGCCTCAAAATACTTTTTATCCTTAATAGTGCCTCTTGTTGTTACAATATCTTTaaattgtgttttgttttttttttctgttttacttATTCTGTTGCCATATTTTGTTTGCCACttgttttaacaatattttctcttTGCTTTTTTACTTTTAGGCCATGTTGGTGGTTGTGGCATAACAGATGAAGTTTCCCAATGGATGGagaatatacaaaattcagccgTTGAAGAATTGCCTACACCAATGTCAAAGGACGAGCGAATCCCCAAGAAACGTGCACCAGCGGAAGATAAAATTATATTGGATGTAGACGAAAAGCTGGCGGGAGAAAACGAGGAGCAACAAAAGCAGAGCAGTAATAACAGTAGTAGTAAAAGTAAACAAGAAAAAACCACATCCTCTGCATCCTCAACCTCCACCACCTCATCCACTTCCACACAACCACCGAAAAAATATGCCAACAACAAcagtaacaacaataataaccaAAACAATGGTGCCATGGATGATTTTAAATATCcttatgaaaaatatacaaaagaagCAAATTTTCGTTATGCTGCCAGTGATGAtggcgatgatgatgatgctgctgaTGAGGACGACGATGACGATGAGGTGGCTGCTGCTACAGCTGGTGCTGGTTATTTTTATGATCCTGAAACAGGGCGTCGTTTACAACCCACCGATACAGACTGGCATGAACGTGTTCATGAGCGCGTAAGACGTGCATCCGGTTCGTCGGGCTCTTCCGCTCGTCGTGAGGATAATAAGAATACCTGCTCGTTGTACATACAAACAGATCCATTGATTTGGCGTCATATACGTGAAGGAATCGCTGATGTAAGTACaagcacacaaacacacacaaaatatttgtataaatttgctATGAAAAACAACCGTTGAAAACTGTTAAGAAccgaaaatacaaaatttctgacatttggtacttttttacaattCTCTTCCGTTTTGGCAATTACATAAGGGAATCGCTATTTgccctgttgtttttgttgctgcatttatttgtatttttcatcgttaccaaaaaaaaaacagtttgatGCCTGGTCATGGTTAAAGGCGAAACGGCAGGAACTTAAGTTATTGAAATCGTGGAAGTTTAATTGTCTTAACTACGTCAATTTCTTTAAGTAATTTGTCTTTTCtctaaaaaacaataaagttatcgataacttttctatagaaaagttaagttatcgatatcttttttatagaaaagtaaagttatcctGTCTTAACTGAGACACTAAGTCAAATTCTTTAAGAAATTTGtcttttctctaaaaaaaaataaagttaataaagttttctatagaaaagtaaaattcTCGATaactttgctatagaaaaataaagttatcgaacacttttctatagtaaagtTATCGGTAActttttttgagaaaagtaAAGAATAATAagtctatagaaaaataaagttatcgataacttttctatagaaaaataaagttatcgataacttttctatagaaaaataaagttatcgataacttttctatagtaaaataaagttatcgataacttttctatagaaaaataaagttatcgataacttttctatagaaaaattaagttatcgataacttttctatagaaaaataaagttatcgataacttaatgtttctatagaaaaattaagttatcgataacttttctatagaaacattaagttatcgataacttttctatagaaaaattaagttatcgataacttttctatagaaaaattaagttatcgataacttttctataggaaagtaatgttatcgataacttttctataggaaagtaatgttatcgataacttttctataggaaagtaaagttatcgataacttttctataggaaagtgaagttatcgataacttttctataggaaagtaaagttatcgataacttttctataggaaagtaaagttatcgataacttttctataggaaagtaaagttatcgataacttttctataggaaagtaaagttatcgataacatttctgtagaaaagtaaagttatcgataactattctatagaaatataaagttatcgataacttgtctatataaagtaaagttatcgttagcttttctatagaaatgtaaagttatcaataacttttctatggaaatgaaAAGTTatgaataacttttatatttattttaagaattttatctCACAATCTGAAAAAGTTTCTTTGGGAACAATTTGTTTAGGCTATTACGATTTAAAACTCTTTAAAGCTTCTGCTCCCTTGGCATTTGGTGCTGATATTGTTTGGCGAAAAATCCTTCTTGCTGTttgattgtttattttttattgggtAGTGGATGTGTGTCTATGCATTCTTCTCTTATTCCACTTCCTTTTTTgggccttttttatattttttgcattcTAACATTGGCAAACAGCAATTTTAGGtaaatgatttttactttttattttttgtgatttaaatTCCGTTTTCATTTTACTCTCGACAAACTAAATACAAGGGGAATAAAACTGTTTGTTTGTTCGTTCGTCAGTCGAtgaatttgcatttttattaattaatgtcTGGAATACTTTTTTTCTCAGTTTTACGCcgaatcattttcaaaatgttattcGTCTATTATGCTTCATAATAACGAGGGTGGAATTAGAAttagaataacaaatttaaagggattaaattattaaaattttggaaattgagTTTATACGCCTACAAATTCGTACATTTTAAAGGTTTCACAGCATTTATAATCCTTTTATCTTCTTTAAAGATTTTCAACATATTGTGTTgctttaaatgttaaattataaattacaattattgttttcagtttatttaaattgttttaatggcagtttttatgtttttgtttacgtatgcatataatttatttaatatatttttgtttcatttttattacagCATGATCGTAGCCATAAATATGAAAGGGACATTAAGACGCGAGAGGAAATCACATCGCTAATAGCACATCACGTTACGGCTGTTAATTACATTTACCGCAATACAAAATTCGATGGACGTACAGAGCATCGAAATATACGTTTTGAGGTAAGTCACTCGTACTCCTTATGTGGATGGATGTTTAAGCCTACATGGCCAATATATGCACTCACCTGGCACAGTTCTGTATGTGTTATAATGCCGCAGCTAAAAGTGGCAGTATGTGCAGCAGTAGTGAGTGGCAATAATGGTCATTATGCAGGCATTAAACTGTATTTATGCAGCAGCAACGCGGCAAAAAACTATAGCAAAAGTGcttacatgaattttaattaattcattatcAAACCACAAATAAATTCTTTTcgtgtttttatgtttttttattatgaacAAAATAACAACCGGAAACACACAATACAATCcttgatttattatttaaaaatcaatttccgttaacacttttgtttttgtttcgttcTCTCACCCTCTCCCTTTATCTATCTCATTTGAAACAGGTGCAACGCATTAAAATTGATGATGATTCAGCCTGCCGCACTTCTTACAATGGTCCTCATAATGCCTTTTGTAATGAACATATGGATGTTtcgaattttcttaatttacaTTCCCTCGAGGATCATTCGGACTTTTGTCTGGCCTATGTGTTCACTTACAGAGATTTTACTGGCGGCACTTTGGGTTTGGCCTGGGTGGCTAGTGCCTCGGGTGCTTCTGGTGgcatttgtgaaaaatataaaacctaTACGGAGACAGTTGGTGGTCAATATCAAAGCACAAAACGTTCACTCAATACGGGCATTATAACATTCGTTAACTACAATAGTCGTGTTCCGCCCAAAGTATCACAATTGACTTTGGCACATGAAATCGGGCATAATTTTGGATCGCCGGTAAGTTAAAAAAGACTAAACATTCTAATGAGATTGTCCAAAGATAAGTTAAGGATAACTTtacattttatagaaaagttaacgataactttactgttctataaaaaaatatcaataacttTACTGCTCTATAGAACTGATACTGATACTGTTCGACATAAAAGATACAGATACTGTTCgatataaaagttatcgataaccatAAATTTCCTTAGAAAACTTatcaacaatttataataacatttttcaaatcatattattttttagcaCGATTATCCTCAAGAATGTCGTCCCGGTGGTCTGAGCGGTAATTTCATAATGTTTGCCAGTGCCACTTCTGGTGATCGTCCGAATAACTCAAAATTCTCTTCGTGTTCCATACGCAACATCTCCAATGTCTTGGATGTTTTAGTGGGCAACATGAAACGTGATTGCTTCAAGGTATCCGAAGGAGCCTTCTGTGGCAATAAGATTGTAGAACAAGGCGAAGAGTGTGATTGTGGCTTCAATGAAGATGAATGCAAAGACAAATGTTGTTATCCTAGATTAATTAGTGAATACGATCTATCCCTTAATAGTAGCGCTAAAGGCTGTACACGACGTGCAAAGACACAGTGTTCACCCTCGCAGGGTCCTTGCTGTCTGTCCAGTTCCTGTACGTTTGTACCCACCAACTATCATCAGAAATGTAAAGAGGAAACAGAGTGTTCCTGGTCCAGTACTTGTAATGGCACCACAGCCGAGTGTCCCGAACCCAAGCCAAGAGATGATAAGACAAAGTGCAACAATGGTACCGCTTTGTGTATAAGAGGCGAGTGTTCGGGATCGATTTGTTTGCTGTGGAATATGTCAGAATGTTTTTTGACCTCTCAACAGCAGCCGCATGTAGATAAAAGGAAATTGTGTGAATTGGCCTGCCAGAATGGCAATGATACAACTACGTGTAGAAGTACGTCGGAATTTGCTCATTTGTTTGGTTTGCCAGTGGGCGGCATAAGTTTACGTCCCGGTTCGCCTTGTGACAATTTCCAAGGTTATTGTGATGTGTTCCTCAAATGTCGAGCCGTCGATGCAGATGGTCCTTTAGTGCGCTTGAAGAATTTACTGCTTAATCGTGAGACACTGTTAACAGTGGCTCAATGGATTACGGAAAATTGGTATATTGTGGTGTTGATGAGTATTGGTTTCATAATCGTGATGGGCATATTCATCAAGTGCTGTGCCGTACACACGCCCAGTTCAAATCCTAAAAAGCGAAGAGCCCGAAGAATATCAGAAACACTAAGAGCTCCTATGAATACTTTAAGACGAATGGTGAGTTTTGTTTTTGGTGGAAATAGgatgaattattaatttttttatttaattaaatagcgTCATCCCCATGGTCGTAATGCTGGACCACGCAGCATACCACCGCCAGTACATGACACACGTGCCCATCATCGTAATTATCCCCCCGACTGGGATCGCCACCATCGTTCTGGCGGTGCAGGTGTTGTTGCTGCTCAAGGTGTAGTGCCATTGCCGGGCGCAAGCAGTCATGCGAGTCGTTCGGCTGCTGGTGGTAGACCACCTGGAGGTGGCGGTGCAGCCGGTGGCCGTAGTTCCCGTTCCAATGGATCTAGACAACCTAGCAGTTCTAGATCGGGCGGACAACATGGGTATGCTGATGCTCCACCTAGTGTGGGTCCATCTAATAGTGCGGGTGGTGTTGGTAGTGGTTTACATATGGGTGCACCGATTGTTGGGCCGGGTTCATCTACTAGTGGTGCGGGTGTTTTATCACGTGCCCAAATGCCTTTACCCGCCCTGCCGTCCAATGCACAAacgcaacaacaacaatcacaACAACTGCCACAACAAGCATACTATGCGCCGAAAGGTGTGtgtttaaagatttaaaatattgtcaGGATGAAGCAGGAgcaattaaagaaaaaagagAGATGTGAGATTGAGA comes from Calliphora vicina chromosome 2, idCalVici1.1, whole genome shotgun sequence and encodes:
- the kuz gene encoding disintegrin and metalloproteinase domain-containing protein 10 isoform X1, which gives rise to MSSTKCGLKMIFIAIIFVIIVNGYAKDISGVERGHNRLNEYISHYETLDYDHQHLRASHHRARRSVTKDHYVHLKFQAHGRNFHIRLKRDLYTFSNKLEIIDSNGPLDVSTDHIYEGDVIGDRNSYVFGSILDGIFEGKIITERDAYYVEHAKRYFPTNFTQMQSLELHSTDKTFNTSMSATTTSSTTSTTTTTTSTTTSTTKSPLDKSKNIDDHHDEIVKNIGYHSVIYKESHVDDVYKDVREGHVGGCGITDEVSQWMENIQNSAVEELPTPMSKDERIPKKRAPAEDKIILDVDEKLAGENEEQQKQSSNNSSSKSKQEKTTSSASSTSTTSSTSTQPPKKYANNNSNNNNNQNNGAMDDFKYPYEKYTKEANFRYAASDDGDDDDAADEDDDDDEVAAATAGAGYFYDPETGRRLQPTDTDWHERVHERVRRASGSSGSSARREDNKNTCSLYIQTDPLIWRHIREGIADHDRSHKYERDIKTREEITSLIAHHVTAVNYIYRNTKFDGRTEHRNIRFEVQRIKIDDDSACRTSYNGPHNAFCNEHMDVSNFLNLHSLEDHSDFCLAYVFTYRDFTGGTLGLAWVASASGASGGICEKYKTYTETVGGQYQSTKRSLNTGIITFVNYNSRVPPKVSQLTLAHEIGHNFGSPHDYPQECRPGGLSGNFIMFASATSGDRPNNSKFSSCSIRNISNVLDVLVGNMKRDCFKVSEGAFCGNKIVEQGEECDCGFNEDECKDKCCYPRLISEYDLSLNSSAKGCTRRAKTQCSPSQGPCCLSSSCTFVPTNYHQKCKEETECSWSSTCNGTTAECPEPKPRDDKTKCNNGTALCIRGECSGSICLLWNMSECFLTSQQQPHVDKRKLCELACQNGNDTTTCRSTSEFAHLFGLPVGGISLRPGSPCDNFQGYCDVFLKCRAVDADGPLVRLKNLLLNRETLLTVAQWITENWYIVVLMSIGFIIVMGIFIKCCAVHTPSSNPKKRRARRISETLRAPMNTLRRMRHPHGRNAGPRSIPPPVHDTRAHHRNYPPDWDRHHRSGGAGVVAAQGVVPLPGASSHASRSAAGGRPPGGGGAAGGRSSRSNGSRQPSSSRSGGQHGYADAPPSVGPSNSAGGVGSGLHMGAPIVGPGSSTSGAGVLSRAQMPLPALPSNAQTQQQQSQQLPQQAYYAPKVEVRNKSRSSRTNTSSSTTAKQSQHKAKDQTHNQKSGKPRRNIVY
- the kuz gene encoding disintegrin and metalloproteinase domain-containing protein 10 isoform X2, which encodes MSSTKCGLKMIFIAIIFVIIVNGYAKDISGVERGHNRLNEYISHYETLDYDHQHLRASHHRARRSVTKDHYVHLKFQAHGRNFHIRLKRDLYTFSNKLEIIDSNGPLDVSTDHIYEGDVIGDRNSYVFGSILDGIFEGKIITERDAYYVEHAKRYFPTNFTQMQSLELHSTDKTFNTSMSATTTSSTTSTTTTTTSTTTSTTKSPLDKSKNIDDHHDEIVKNIGYHSVIYKESHVDDVYKDVREGHVGGCGITDEVSQWMENIQNSAVEELPTPMSKDERIPKKRAPAEDKIILDVDEKLAGENEEQQKQSSNNSSSKSKQEKTTSSASSTSTTSSTSTQPPKKYANNNSNNNNNQNNGAMDDFKYPYEKYTKEANFRYAASDDGDDDDAADEDDDDDEVAAATAGAGYFYDPETGRRLQPTDTDWHERVHERVRRASGSSGSSARREDNKNTCSLYIQTDPLIWRHIREGIADHDRSHKYERDIKTREEITSLIAHHVTAVNYIYRNTKFDGRTEHRNIRFEVQRIKIDDDSACRTSYNGPHNAFCNEHMDVSNFLNLHSLEDHSDFCLAYVFTYRDFTGGTLGLAWVASASGASGGICEKYKTYTETVGGQYQSTKRSLNTGIITFVNYNSRVPPKVSQLTLAHEIGHNFGSPHDYPQECRPGGLSGNFIMFASATSGDRPNNSKFSSCSIRNISNVLDVLVGNMKRDCFKVSEGAFCGNKIVEQGEECDCGFNEDECKDKCCYPRLISEYDLSLNSSAKGCTRRAKTQCSPSQGPCCLSSSCTFVPTNYHQKCKEETECSWSSTCNGTTAECPEPKPRDDKTKCNNGTALCIRGECSGSICLLWNMSECFLTSQQQPHVDKRKLCELACQNGNDTTTCRSTSEFAHLFGLPVGGISLRPGSPCDNFQGYCDVFLKCRAVDADGPLVRLKNLLLNRETLLTVAQWITENWYIVVLMSIGFIIVMGIFIKCCAVHTPSSNPKKRRARRISETLRAPMNTLRRMRHPHGRNAGPRSIPPPVHDTRAHHRNYPPDWDRHHRSGGAGVVAAQGVVPLPGASSHASRSAAGGRPPGGGGAAGGRSSRSNGSRQPSSSRSGGQHGRRSATSKL